Part of the Coregonus clupeaformis isolate EN_2021a chromosome 31, ASM2061545v1, whole genome shotgun sequence genome, TTCAGAACTAATCGTGTTACAATTAATCTAATGATTATAAGCCTTTCCCATTCTGGCTGCTTTTACACAATACACTGGCAGCCCAATTTGGATCTTTTTGCACAATTATTGGCAAAGATCTGATCTAATTGGTCAAAAGTCAAGCCCAATCAGTGGGGGGGGATCTGAATTTTGCTGCCTGTGTGAAACGCAGCCAGCAGTGTGCAACAACATATAGTGACTGACTCAATGAGGTACAGTGGAGTTTCATTCAGCGCTAGGTATCACAATACACTACACCCACTCATAAGACATTCTGAAAGGTTTGGTCAAAGCAACAACGACAATGAGTTTTGTAAAAAATAATTTATTATCTGAAGTTCCTTAAATGAAAAGTATCAAGACAGTGTGGATATTTGAATATCAAATAAAATGATGCACAGATGAGTATGCAGGAGGACAAACCGGTCTAAACTGGAAATAAAGAATCAAGTAAACTGACCTGTGGTTCACAGAATGGACGCTACAGACGGAGAAGCAAGTGCTGGTAAGTAACGTTGGTCTCTGACCAAACATGTCAATCTGGTCCCCTTACCATGGTGTACAACGAATTGCcatgaagaaaaaatatatatatatatataaccacaATAGTTTCAAAATGGCCCCATACATTACCATACAGCTAGCTGCCATAGTCTGGTTTCAATAGAAACAGGTAAACATTTTTAGCAATAAAATGGAAAACCAAACCACCCATCTTTTATAAAATGGATATTAGTGGTTTACAATTTGCAAAAGTGCCAGAAACTTCATTTTCAGTGTTTGAGTTAGCTCCATTCTCTTAAGCACAATAAACCAGTCCCGTACCATTTACTGTGGGCTCCCCGCTCCATTCTCTTAAGCACAATTGGTGTTCGCTTATAAACTAGTCCCGTACCATTTACTGTGGCTCCCCTACACTGGGACACCAATCcgcaaataatgtaaatgtacatagcAATGTAATCTTAACAGTTAAGAAAATGTCCTAGAAAATCATACATTTGACTAGAATCCCAAATGTTGATTACTAGGGCTCTGATGAGCGTTGTAGGTAGGACACTTGGTACAACAAGGTTTATTGGAAAAATATCTAAAGAAAGTCTCTTTGGTTTCTTTCAGCACTCTTCGATGAGCAACTCTTCAGAGCTGTACAGTTTCTTCTTGATCACTCTGAAGCCTGTGCTCAGTCTAATCGCCTGTCTCTTTACGGGACTGGATGGAGACTTTGTGGAGAAAAGCCCTTGGATTTTGGGCCACAGTCCTCCAGAATCGAGCCTCAGCACCAGTGTGAGCTGGAAGGTAGGGACGAGGTATGGGTCCACAGCGATCTGTTCCATACTCTGGCACACCTCCCCCTGTTCCACACAGAGGTCTATGAGAGCCCCCCTCAGGCCGCAGGGCTCGCTGGCTGCCAGGTGGAGAAGCTCTTGGCCTATGTGCTCTAGAAGCTTCTCAGGGATGAGTAGTTTGGAACATCTCAGGGCACCATCTTTGGCTTCCCTTAAACTACAGGCAATTAGGTCCACAAGTTCTTTCAGAAGGGTCTCCTCCATTGAGAGGAGATCATCGTATAACACGTTGCCGAAGTCGTCAGATGAGGAGATAGAGGGAAAGTCAAACCCTGGAAGATAGAGGACGGTTTTAGTCATACAGAACATCAGATAGATCGACCTTGTCAACAGTTGTCAAACTAGCAATAGTAgcatggtcccagatctgtatgtTTCTGTGTTGCCAACTCCCATCATcaacaagacagcacaaacagatccggGGACCAGGCTAGGTCGAGCTATTGTTAAATATTTACCGGAGTCTGAGAGGTCAGTCCTGCTGCCATTGTCTGAGTCGGAGTCTATGCTGTGACGGCTGGTGTTGCCGgctccactgaagtcggttaacTTCTGCACCAGTTTCCCCCATGACGACCGTCTGGCGGTGGCGTCCATCGGAGAAGGGGGTGAGCTGGAGCAGTCTATGTCAGGGACCATCATGGTTGTAGGAAGTGCAGGCATGATTTCCAGTGGTCAAGTGTTCAACTTCTTGTAACTTTCAAGTCTCAGGGATCATAGATCAGGTTCTGTTGAGAAACAACGGCAAAGATAAGAACACTGAATTTGAAATGAAgagaatagctagctagctacagtaactagctagACCTTACATCTCAGACAACCTTAACAATACAGCTAGCtattcagtgactgacataactaGTTATCTATTCTAGAAAACGTTGATCGAGTCGAGAAAAGtcagttggctagctagctagcgttatcgTTTCATTCCCTGTTTAAAGTTGACGCTCGAGACAATACATTGACATGATAGCCAGTGACAGTAATGATACTTACAAAGATATGTTGCTAACGTGGAAATGTTCTTTCAGTTGTAATCCAGTTAAAGTCAGTGAATTTATTTTTTGCTGAGATTGGAGGACAAAGGCTTCCCAGTCAATCCGAGCCGACTGTATTTCTACGTGTAGCTTCTCGTTACTCAGCTGCTCAGCTCTGCAGATATTCTGCAACAA contains:
- the ddit4 gene encoding DNA damage-inducible transcript 4 protein, with product MPALPTTMMVPDIDCSSSPPSPMDATARRSSWGKLVQKLTDFSGAGNTSRHSIDSDSDNGSRTDLSDSGFDFPSISSSDDFGNVLYDDLLSMEETLLKELVDLIACSLREAKDGALRCSKLLIPEKLLEHIGQELLHLAASEPCGLRGALIDLCVEQGEVCQSMEQIAVDPYLVPTFQLTLVLRLDSGGLWPKIQGLFSTKSPSSPVKRQAIRLSTGFRVIKKKLYSSEELLIEEC